AGGTCTCCAGTGACATTCCCTTCACTTTGCTAACACACCAGCCTATGCTCATGTGAGGGGAAGCACCCTTGGCTttctcccaccaccacagcaCAAAGGAAATAACTTCCTAAGATATAACCTGAAACAGTGTATGGCCAACATTTTGGAAGAATTGGCAGTATTACTTTGCAGGTGTGTGTGGATGgcatggggagaagaggaagaggattCTGTTCATTCTTGGAGCCAGTTTTGTGCTTTAATACTAGCTGTAAAATCAGACACATACAAGGAGATGTAATAAGCCAGCAGCactctttcaaaaatatttattagctTATTAAAGTGacctgttgttgctgctgctgctgccagatcAAGCTGACAGAAAACCCACACTGCAGGAATCCAGCCCCTTTAACACTGTCTCCAGCTGAaacctcactctctctctctctctctctctctcacacacacacacaccttttacaAAAATAAGGACAGTAGCGAACCTCTCAGCGAGCTGAATAATCAAAAGAGTATTTGATATTTGAATATTCTATTTGCATATTCAAACCTTGCAGCCCACAAAATATCCTTCTGGGCACATTGGGAGGGGACAAGAACACCCAGCCACACTAGATAAGGCTCATTGGCTAGATGCTTCTGATAAGAGATTAGCAGAGACATGGAGACAATTAGATTCCACAGTTAACACTTGCTAGGATGGAAGAAGTTCAGATGTCTCTTAGTGCTATTATTTAATCAGTTTCTCTGCATACTCAACAGTACAACTGTGCCCCTGGACATCACCTGCACAACCAGAAGGGCCACAAGagagtttcctttttttaaaaaaaacaaaagaacagattTTTGAGAAAACAGAAGGAGACCCTAAATCCTCAAAAGATACAGATTTTCCACACCTGTCCCTGGATGGAACCAAAACCTTTAACAACTGTCCCCCCACCGCCTTTCAATGATCAGACTTGGGAGACCAGCATCTCACTCACAATGAGGAGACTGCACATTTAGTAATATTGAGATACTGCATTTAACTACCCAAATCCAACATTATGTGCAGAAACCAGCAACAAGGGTCACTTGGCTCAGCCCTGGGACTGCCACACATCAGAGGACCTTCCCTGGTCCAAGGCTGCTTTACCTCAACGTCATGCACATTCTTCATGTCCAGCTACGCACTCTGTACTGGCCCACCCTCCAGAACACCAGCTTTCCAAACTGCCCTCTGTTGTGAAGGGGAAGCAGCAGACTCCCTAGTATTGTTGGCCTACATGCAGTATTGAATCATGCCAGAACTCAGGAGTGCCCCTTGGCCACTTCCCCCTTAGTTTCTAGTAAAATGCCTCATCATCTATTGTTTCCTTAACCTTTCGCTACTTTCTGCTCTTTTCCTGTTCTCAGGCCCTGCCCACATCTGCTTCTCTCGACGCTCTGTGCCAGCTGAGATGTCTAGAGACGATGCAGAGCTAGTGAACTAGACATGGAGATAACATGTATTCCAGGAAAACATGGGAGGAAAGTTTTATATGTAAACCGGCTAATGGGTCAGtgcatttccccccctcttttttggtggtctctctttttccctttctttggcTCAAACCTCATTATTACTCCTTTTAGCCAATCTATCCCAGAGTCTCAATTCCCTGTGCCCTCTTTACACTGTTCCCTCTTCCCTCAGCACAGGCAGAGAAAAGGCAGTTCAAGCCAGAGTATGTCACAAAAAATGTCCCTCCAGGCAAATCCCCTTTTCATTTCTGCTCCGGCTCTTCTGCCACTGTTGTCACCTCGATGGTGGTGGTATGTTCGTCTGATGCCGTGGCATCCTCAATGGCGCTAGACGGCACCGTCACAATCGTGCTCCCACTGGGAGCCATTTGTGTTACGTTCTGTATGGTGGTGCCTAGTCCCGGGAGGGTGAGCAGCTGAAAAGGGCTCACCACTTTCACCACAGTGCTGCCATCTTGTATGGCTGCCGTGCTGAGGACTGTCAGGTTGGAAGCGTCGGGATGGATCTCAACAGTGTTGGGGAAACTAGAGCCTGAGGAAGCCAGTACGGTGTATCCTCCCAATAACGGTGAGGCCGGGGAGCTGGCTGAGGGTGCCTGAGATGTACTTTTCCCAAGCACTGAGGCTGGAAGGGCGGACACCACTTTGCTGAGAGGGAGGTTGGCCAGCTGAGAGACGGGCACTCCTGGGGCCAAGGCAATTTGTGCTGACTGGGCCAGGACTTGAGAGGTGATAGCAGCTGGCCCAGATGTGGCCCTGGTAAGTCTGGGGCGTTTTAAAGGTGCTGGGATGGAGACTGGAGTCAGAGTCATCAGCACGTTGTTGAGGTGCTGCGATTTGTGCTTCAGCTCCTTTGCTCGCTTGCGGTGCTCGTCACATTGCTGCTCCAATGCTGAAAAGAGACCGTAATGAACGTTAGTACGAGTACTCTCCAACCTCCACCTAACATAAGCTTCCCAGTGGCCATCTTCCCAGTTTTAACAGCATAGCAACAACTGAAGTACAATAAGCAAGGCAATTTAGCTCATTCTTTAGCATCATTCCAAGCTAAACTGATCTAGCATGCATTgacttagcaaaaaaaaaaatctactttccTACACAGAAAAACTCCAGGATAGTATCAGTGATGCCAACAGAAGAGACACCGAAATTCCAGGTGGGCATACCTGCTAAATCCCGTGTGTATTGTTCTCTTGAGCGATCCATCTGGCACTTGTGGCTAGCTAGAACTTTCTTTACCAGGTCCAGCATGCCGAAATTCTGGACTATGTTGTTGAGTAAGACAGCatcttaaaacagaaaaatagatACTGATCGTTGAGGAAAGAATCATTCCCTACAGAAAGAATTTACCTTTTTCTTGGTAAAACACAGATATGccaaagcagcagttctcaaaccgtgggtcgggaccccaaagtcagttgcaaccccattttaatggggtcaccagggctgatgttagacttgctggggcctaaGGCTAGCGCCGAAGCCCGAGCCCAACCACCCTCtggatggcagggctcaggttataggTCCCCGACCTGGGGCTGATGCCCTTGGGGTTTGGCCCttccacccagggcagtggggcttgggcaggctcagccttcagtccccactcctggggtcgtgtagtaatttttgttgtccgaaGGGAGTTGCGGTgcatgaagtttgagaaccgctgtgctAAAGTGACGTAGCCAAATCTGTTTTAGAATAATGCAAGAGGTCAGAGCTTAagaattcattaatatttatgcTTAGAATACTGAGAAAGAAAGGATGGGGAGAAGCATCAAGGGGTGATTAAGAGACAACAGTCCTTTCTTCCCAAACAGAGATTGAGAAGAGAGGTCTCGGGACACATAGCTAGTTGCTATCTGAACAGCAAGCACTACTGACAGGCTGACCAAAGCGTGGTCAGAGGAGAGAATTGCTTTCACAGGATACAATCTAGaaggttttttctccccactTTATGAGTGCTGAAAATTCTCTCTCTAGTTCAGTTTATGGGAAGCATTAATCTAGATGAGTttagcaattatttttattttcattctgttttctcAGTGCTTGTATTAAATCTTGTGGCTAAGATGACTGTTGTCTGAGAATTTCACACAGACATCCCCAAATAAGAGAATCCCATAACTGAAGGGCAAAGGGTTTCTCAAAGTGACACTGCCCCTCAGTCTCAGTGAAGTGGCAAGACAAGGTATGTTTCCTCCCAGCAAGACGTGCTGTGAAAGACCACGGCAGGCAGTACATAAGGAAAAAAACGCAAAGATTAAGTAGGACACAATAGCTGACAGCAGTGTTGGTCCCAAGTGCCAGACATTCCAAAATATGAAGCAgtcatattaaattattttttttaaattcagtgacATGTGTGAGTGGGAAGGACAGTCAGTTTCCTTCAATCACGTGGTGCGTTACCTTCTAATGATGCAGCGCAATGAACTGCAGAAACTGGCTCAGATTAGCAGGGCATATGCACAGATGGCAATGCCAGTGGGAATCtgtttgtcaactgctggaaacaaATTTGTACCACAGACTGCATTGCAGATTCTAAGGAAACTGGCCACAAAACTATCCTGCACCACTGATGCACCGTCCATAGTGGCCAGTTATTTCCATACCCCACCCTGCATGTGAGAATTAAAGGGATGCCAGCAAAGTGAGCATAATTCATTCTGCTATAGTTAAGACTagctttttatttaaagtttgaCTCTAAGTGCTCGAAAATCTACATGGCTACTTGGATTGCCTTGAAATATGGTGTGCCTCATTGCGTGCCACACAAATCTGGGGTCGTCTGACCAAGGGAGTCCCAAAATACATCTCCCAAAACAAAAGCTGAGAGATTCTGGCAACCTTTTTTGGCTCACGGACAAAGCTCAACAAGGGCTCAAGATCATTGCATGAGGGTCCCTAAGGCTAGAGTGTTATCCCAACAGAGTGCATGGCACCCACGAGCCCTTTGTGAGAAATCAAATTACACTGCTATTTCAAAAAGATGTTGCTTCTCATCACAAGCCTCATGTGATTATTCTTGCTCCTAAGGTATTACACTGAGCACGTAGAGAGTGAGAGGCTAACTATCTGGAAAACTACTTCCAGGTCACAGGGCTGGTGGGTGCCAGTATCATTTCAGTGCAGAATCGTCTCAGGTGTCAGCAGTGAGGTGGGATCTGAGAGGAGTCTATGGACTTAATGATGGGTAGGTGAAAATTTAGCTTTAGGTGGCATACTGCATACACGAGTGAAGGGTTGTAAAAGGGTCTGAAGTGTCTGTCAAATTTGACAAATGTGGTACTCTGTAGGGAGAAGAGGCTCAATATTTTAGTGCAGGTTGTGCCTGTCCACTACAGCAACAAGGCAGAACGGGAGTATGTTATGGGTGCTGTGGGACAGcactcaaagagggcagagttaagggtatgTGGGCGTTTACTTaactgtatttcctggttttcagaagacTGATTTTGCTGAACTCGACATTCTGGGAGGGCATGAGCTATCAcctggcaaccttaactctgcgtTCACAAaggttttttgccatttaataataagaataataatcaAGACACAAAGATGCTGCTTATTAGCTCCTGCAATCAAGCTCTTACCACTGAGCTGTAAGGGAGGATCCTGGACCCGCTGCTGTAATCCCTTCATGGTCTCCACAAGCTCCTGGTGAAACTCTTCGATCACTTCTTCCAGCAGCCCTGCATCCTTCAGACCGCGCCAGAATGCAAATGTGTCATCTAGGGGAGCAGCCAGTATAAGAGAGAACCTTAGAGTACCAGGAAAAGGCAGTGGGGGGGCTGAATGACTGATACATCACCATGTCTTACTGTGAGGTAAAAGGGGTGTTCACATTCAGCAATCCTATTGAAAGGCAGAAGCTCACCCTAGACTTTTCTCTGGTGGGGTTTGAAGCAGAAGACATTCTATCTCTAggcaggtggggatggggcaaaACCCAGTAGGAACAGGCATCCCAAGGCAATGGGTGAAAAACCAAGTTGATTGCGTAGTTTTAAAGGAAGAACATACTTTTCCCTTATAGTCCTCCCATTCCCCATATCACACAGGACTGATCCTGCCCAACAGGGCAGAGAAGCTGCAGAAGAACCTGTGAGTCACTTTGAACCCTGAGCCACAAGGACTGAGGCAGAGCTCCCACTAGGAGTCTCACTCACTTTTCTTCCACAACCCAGCACAGGCAGCTGGATGCAGCACCACAAATCCCTATCCCATTTTGGTGTCAGACGTTATCCTCCATGATCATTCTTAATTCTGCTGAATCAGAGAAGCAAGGGAGAAATCTCAGGACTCACACCCAGGTTCCTCTGAGGGCAATGGCCAGAATTTGACCCATGCTTGCATATTCTGACACTTGGAAGCAATTTCATGCCAAGATGATGTTGTGGCTACACTGCAAACACAAAGGACTTAGTCCTACACTACAATAATCTAAAGCTATGCCAAATAAATACCATGAAGATCAGGCAGCTGAGTATGGGAACACCTACAGCAGAAACAGTTTTCCTACTCACCCtatcttttttttctcctcaacCTTCTCCCCCTACATCCCTTTCAAATGTAGGTAGCGCACATGGAGTATGATAGGAGATATTAACAGCATTATGTCGTTTTCCTGAACTGTACCTCCAATGCTAGTGGTCCAATCACTGGCTTCCTCACAAGTTTCTATGGTGATTGTAGCAGGAGATCCATTTACTGCAACCAAgattgaaaaggaaaagaaaacacaagtCATGGCTTCACAAGTCTTGCCACATAGCATCAGGTTGTCCCTGTATTATACACCCACGATGTTACATCCAAGAAAACAGGCAAGTCCATGCAGTACTCAATATTGTATGAACTTATCTCCtccagctgaaaaccaaacagaGACTCCGAAGTGGATTAAAAGTCACATGAGGCCATTGTGTGAGCTTCGCTTACCTTTCCATACAGCTGGGCAATACACTGGGCACTATTTACACAACGCCTGCAAAATTCTCTTTGCCTCGGGGAGAGTCATTTCTTTATTACATTaatttttctattattattattattataaacagAGTGCTGGCAAGTAGAATTTGTATTTGGTCTGGTAAGTGTTCAGGGCAATTATCTGGCTTGTTGCCAATCTACAGGACATGGAAGAAATACAAAATTCTTAACAGACTGCCTCTGACCTGTGGTTTGACTGGCCTGAAGACTGAACTGACCCCGTCACTCCTGCAGATAATACACATTGGGATACTGTCCTATCCTTGCTGCCTCCAGGGTATATAACTGTGATCATATTTCTGCCCAGCCACTCATGTGATCTCTGCTCTCCACAGCCCTTTCCAATCTCTATGGTATTGTTACTATGGAGACGAAGGAGTCACATGTCAGTTGAGCTGCCAGGAGGATGTCAAGCTGCATGCTGGAGCTGTACAGCTCAAAATCTGGGCCAGAGATGCAGTGATCATTCTGGGAGCACCAGAATGCTCTCCTGAAAGACGAGCAGTTTGTAACACTCCATAGCTTTCAAATAATTCTTTCCCTGAGCAATTTGTTCCTTCTAGTCTGCAAATTTGGTTTCCCCCACTTGTGCCAAATACAGCCTGACATCAACACTGTGGAAACTTTCTGGTTTGCGTGTTAACATCTTGGATTATATTAATAGAACTGCTCACAGCAACAAGGGTTAGAGCTATGCTGTGGGGTGGAACTAACAATGAAATAAACAATGGGTTAAACATGTACAGCAACCATAAATACTAGCCCAAAGCATGGAATTCAATTGTTAAATGCTCTGGGCAGAGCCAGCACAAGGGTAAAAAACAATTTTTGCTTTTCTCCTGCAAAAATCTATGgctatcagattttttttttttttttgtaagttctCAGTGGCAAAAGGATTTGCAAACAAGTATTTAGAAATAGGAGCACATTTCCACCAAACATTCCCTGCTTAAGACAAATCAAATTTAGAACAAACTCTAAAGCAATGTCCTTCTAAATTCATTTTTGTAACCTATTTGTGTGAGATCTGATAGAAATTTGTAGCATTCCATGGCTGCATTTAATCTTTCATCAGACAAAAGCAATAAATAATTCAGAAACGGAGCCTTAAATGAAAATATCTAAATTATTCAGAAGGAAGTCAGTTGCCATCTTTGAAAGAAAGTGCAATAAAAAAGGGGCTCCAAATCCAGCATGCTGCGACAAAGAAATCATGCTCATCTCTGCAGCCTACTGCCATGTACAGTGAGAACAGCTAGCAGCTGTTCAGATGCTGGCACTGAAGGATGACCACATCACAGGGGGACGACTGCACTAATTCCTGTGGATTATCTGGAGGCCACTACTTTGGCTATGTAGCTCCTAGTAAGCCAGGATGCAGTACAGGTAACTTTAGAATGAATTTCTTACGGAGTATCCAAGTGATTTCCTTCCAGGCAGCTACTGCTCTGCCATGCAGCATTACAATAGCTGCTTCTGCATAGCTCCAACATGGGAGACCCagcaacagggggagggggagaagtgaaggaggaaaaaagcaacaagaaaaaaCATGATAGAGACAACAGTAACCGCATTCATAAGGAAGCATTAATTAAGCTTTGACTCGTAAGAGCCCTGGTAACAAGGGCTATGGAAAACACTAAACATACCATCTGCAGAGGCAGGGGTGAGAGGAATATACTCTGTTGACGTCTGGCTGGTCAGAGATACTCTGGCTCCGGTCAGGTCAATTTTAGTGCTTCGGCAGGTGTTTGAACAGACCTTGGTATGTTGGTAGAAATCCAGCTCTCCGGAGTCCATGATCTTCCTGCAGCACAAGGAATGAGTATGAGTACACACTTGTATCAGTATGGCTCAGACACAGTGAGAAAGATCACTGAAAAACAGCTCCCCTTCTGAAGTTTTTAACTGCATTTCGAACAGACAAACCTCTCCAAACCCGGCACAAATTAACTCTGCATTTCAGCTTCCTGCCCTTCTTTTCTCTTAAATTGGCCTGGTGGAGAGGAAGCAGGACATGAGATTGCCCTGCAGGATAATCAACTGCTGAAGTGCCCTCGAGACTCCTCCTCAAGGGGCCAGTAAAGATCAGAGGGACTGGCAGAGGTAATGGGCCAAGAGTTGCTTCTCTTTTCTCCCAATTATCCATTCTGGAGGGAACATTAACCAAATTAGTGGCCCATAAATGAAAGTGTGAGTGAGAAAGTCCACTCTGacaggaagagaggggaaaaattgTTTACCAACAAGACAAGCATTTAATCCCCTTCTATACAGCCTTTACATGTGAGTTTAACAACTATACAACTCACTAGAGCTTAATACCACGCTAATACATTATGGACAGGGAAAACCTGTGTCAGAATATCCACATTCGAGCCCAGGTAGAGACCTAGACTAGGAGCAAGGTTTCTGAACATTATTCTAACATGGCTTGAACCTACAGGCTGAGCAAAGTGTATTAGAAGCCGGCTTGACAACAAGTGGGTCTGAATTGTGAAGAATACAAGATTGTTTTATCAGCTGAAAGACCCATGTAGATTGGGCCTTACTATGCAAGTTTTTGTGCAGAGAGGTCAGTGATCAGCCTGTCCAAGAATGACCTGTGTGAGAAATGGAAAGGGTAAGGAGCGCTGTATGGCAGTGTGGTGAAAgatgctctctctctgtctgctctATAAGGAAAGGTTACAGAACACTAAGGATGAGGAAGAGAAACATGGACTCTTCACTGGTGAAGAGCACCATGCTGCAGCTTCTCTCATTCACTCCTTCGGTGCATATGGATACATTAGCAAAGCAAAGTGAAGCAAAGTGGGAACTAGGGAACCTGAGATGAAGATAAAACTGCCGGAGAGGAGGCACCTTGCTGAATGAGCACAGAGCAATGTATATAAATGGAAAGCTGTCAAAGCAAGTGTCACAGCAGGTTAATGAAATCAGGAAGCGGCTATTACCCAGAGAGAATAAGGTTccacaggaagcagcagcagagaacttGAATTCCAGActtctctaagggtatgtctacactacgaaattaggttgaatttatagaagtcggttttttagaaatcgtttttatatattcgagtgtgtccccccccacagaaaatgctctaagtgcattaagtgcattaactcggcggagtgcttccacagtaccgaggcaagcgtcaacttccggagtgttgcactgtgggtagctaacccacagttccagcagtctctgctgcccatttgaattctgggttgagatcccaatgcctgatggggctaaaacattgtcgcgggtggttctgggtacatatcttcaggcccctgttccctccctccctccatgaaagcagcagacgacaatcgttttgcgccttttttcttgaggaaatgagactcaaaagttcgcggttcttttcctgtctacctggccaatgcatctgagttgagagtgctgtccagagcggttacaatggagcactctgggatagctcccggaggccaataccgtcaaattgtgtccacagtaccccaaatttgacccggcaaggccgatttaagtgctaatccacttgtcggggtggag
This portion of the Chelonia mydas isolate rCheMyd1 chromosome 13, rCheMyd1.pri.v2, whole genome shotgun sequence genome encodes:
- the GMEB2 gene encoding glucocorticoid modulatory element-binding protein 2 isoform X2, which translates into the protein MATPDVSVHMEEVVVVTTPDNVVDGSGVEEVKTVLVTTNLSQHGGDLNEDTLETENAAAAAAAAFTASTHLKEAVLVKMAEEEDSLEAEIVYPITCGDSKANLIWRKFVCPGINVKCVQYDDHLISPKEFVHLAGKSTLKDWKRAIRMNGIMLRKIMDSGELDFYQHTKVCSNTCRSTKIDLTGARVSLTSQTSTEYIPLTPASADVNGSPATITIETCEEASDWTTSIGDDTFAFWRGLKDAGLLEEVIEEFHQELVETMKGLQQRVQDPPLQLSDAVLLNNIVQNFGMLDLVKKVLASHKCQMDRSREQYTRDLAALEQQCDEHRKRAKELKHKSQHLNNVLMTLTPVSIPAPLKRPRLTRATSGPAAITSQVLAQSAQIALAPGVPVSQLANLPLSKVVSALPASVLGKSTSQAPSASSPASPLLGGYTVLASSGSSFPNTVEIHPDASNLTVLSTAAIQDGSTVVKVVSPFQLLTLPGLGTTIQNVTQMAPSGSTIVTVPSSAIEDATASDEHTTTIEVTTVAEEPEQK
- the GMEB2 gene encoding glucocorticoid modulatory element-binding protein 2 isoform X1; the encoded protein is MLRLETSSRRDLSTQLVIFVLSCLTMATPDVSVHMEEVVVVTTPDNVVDGSGVEEVKTVLVTTNLSQHGGDLNEDTLETENAAAAAAAAFTASTHLKEAVLVKMAEEEDSLEAEIVYPITCGDSKANLIWRKFVCPGINVKCVQYDDHLISPKEFVHLAGKSTLKDWKRAIRMNGIMLRKIMDSGELDFYQHTKVCSNTCRSTKIDLTGARVSLTSQTSTEYIPLTPASADVNGSPATITIETCEEASDWTTSIGDDTFAFWRGLKDAGLLEEVIEEFHQELVETMKGLQQRVQDPPLQLSDAVLLNNIVQNFGMLDLVKKVLASHKCQMDRSREQYTRDLAALEQQCDEHRKRAKELKHKSQHLNNVLMTLTPVSIPAPLKRPRLTRATSGPAAITSQVLAQSAQIALAPGVPVSQLANLPLSKVVSALPASVLGKSTSQAPSASSPASPLLGGYTVLASSGSSFPNTVEIHPDASNLTVLSTAAIQDGSTVVKVVSPFQLLTLPGLGTTIQNVTQMAPSGSTIVTVPSSAIEDATASDEHTTTIEVTTVAEEPEQK
- the GMEB2 gene encoding glucocorticoid modulatory element-binding protein 2 isoform X3, encoding MAEEEDSLEAEIVYPITCGDSKANLIWRKFVCPGINVKCVQYDDHLISPKEFVHLAGKSTLKDWKRAIRMNGIMLRKIMDSGELDFYQHTKVCSNTCRSTKIDLTGARVSLTSQTSTEYIPLTPASADVNGSPATITIETCEEASDWTTSIGDDTFAFWRGLKDAGLLEEVIEEFHQELVETMKGLQQRVQDPPLQLSDAVLLNNIVQNFGMLDLVKKVLASHKCQMDRSREQYTRDLAALEQQCDEHRKRAKELKHKSQHLNNVLMTLTPVSIPAPLKRPRLTRATSGPAAITSQVLAQSAQIALAPGVPVSQLANLPLSKVVSALPASVLGKSTSQAPSASSPASPLLGGYTVLASSGSSFPNTVEIHPDASNLTVLSTAAIQDGSTVVKVVSPFQLLTLPGLGTTIQNVTQMAPSGSTIVTVPSSAIEDATASDEHTTTIEVTTVAEEPEQK